One region of Streptomyces sp. NBC_00442 genomic DNA includes:
- a CDS encoding LysR substrate-binding domain-containing protein has translation MSSAEVDLALTRHPMTSPHLATGPVLVCEARMLAVPTGHPFTRRRTVTAEDLARVTVLRVPESLPDSLREDIAPPRTPAGKPVTPGPVTATFNEALTLVGAGEGVFVVGAHVRRYFARPDVAYVNLEGAAPVEWGLVWPTGRRYRPGPGLQRGRHRRARGPRAGPLSGEGSRSGAAPGSVGRIPRALSWTIPRAAPGRVEATASPVPIAAEGCA, from the coding sequence TTGAGCTCCGCCGAGGTGGATCTCGCGCTGACCCGCCACCCGATGACGTCGCCGCACCTAGCCACGGGACCGGTGCTCGTGTGCGAGGCGCGGATGCTCGCGGTGCCCACCGGCCATCCCTTCACGCGCCGCCGGACGGTGACGGCGGAGGATCTGGCCCGCGTGACGGTACTGCGGGTGCCCGAATCCCTTCCGGACTCGCTGCGCGAGGACATCGCACCGCCCCGCACGCCCGCCGGCAAGCCGGTGACGCCGGGGCCGGTGACGGCGACCTTCAACGAGGCGCTCACGCTCGTGGGTGCGGGCGAGGGCGTTTTCGTCGTGGGAGCCCACGTCAGGAGATACTTCGCCCGTCCCGATGTCGCGTACGTCAACCTGGAGGGCGCCGCGCCGGTCGAGTGGGGACTGGTGTGGCCCACCGGGCGGCGCTACCGCCCGGGTCCAGGCCTTCAGCGAGGCCGCCATCGCCGTGCTCGAGGGCCGCGCGCCGGCCCGCTGAGCGGGGAGGGCAGCCGGTCCGGGGCCGCCCCGGGCTCGGTGGGACGCATCCCCAGGGCCCTCTCCTGGACCATCCCCAGGGCAGCACCCGGGCGCGTGGAGGCGACCGCTTCCCCCGTCCCCATCGCAGCGGAAGGTTGCGCATGA
- a CDS encoding LysR family transcriptional regulator, which yields MLERHEMEVFLALAEELHFGRTAERLHVSTARVSQTIAKLERRVGAPLFHRTSHRVELAPLGRDLYDEVRPAWDRISAAVVRAVEPGRGVTGTLRVAFTGRAAGQLLVAAAQEFRARHPDCDVQI from the coding sequence TTGCTGGAGCGACACGAGATGGAGGTGTTCCTCGCGCTCGCCGAGGAGCTGCACTTCGGGCGTACCGCCGAGCGGCTGCACGTCTCCACGGCCCGGGTGAGTCAGACGATCGCCAAGCTGGAGCGGCGCGTCGGCGCCCCGCTCTTCCACCGCACCAGCCACAGGGTGGAGCTGGCCCCGCTCGGGCGTGACCTGTACGACGAGGTGCGGCCGGCCTGGGACCGCATCAGCGCTGCGGTCGTGCGAGCGGTCGAGCCCGGGAGGGGCGTGACCGGGACGCTGCGGGTGGCCTTCACGGGCCGCGCCGCCGGCCAGCTGCTTGTCGCTGCGGCCCAGGAGTTCCGCGCCCGCCACCCCGACTGCGACGTACAGATCTGA